From the genome of Medicago truncatula cultivar Jemalong A17 chromosome 2, MtrunA17r5.0-ANR, whole genome shotgun sequence:
CTTAGTAGTGGTGTGATTTTTCCTAACAATAGTGGTTTTGTCTTTTCAGTGATACTGTCTTGCAATATGATGAAGCCATGAAAAAGTTAGCAGGGAAACTAATGTGGCTAATGTTGGACTCTCTTGGTATTACAATGGAAGATATCAAATGGGCTGGCTCAAAAGCCCAATTTGATGAAAAAGCCTGTGCAGCCATGCAACTCAACTCCTACCCAAGTTGTCCGGATCCGGATCACGCCATGGGTCTCGCCCCGCACACGGACTCAACATTTCTAACGATCCTTTCCCAAAATGACATAAGCGGGCTGCAAGTTCAACGAGAGGGTTCCGGGTGGGTCACTGTGCCCCCGCTCCACGGAGGACTCGTGGTCAACGTAGGCGACCTATTCCACATTTTGTCGAACGGATTGTACACAAGTGTGCTCCATCGGGTTTTAGTGAACCGAACCCGTCAGAGGTTTTCGGTTGCTTATTTGTATGGGCCCCCTTCCAATGTAGAGATTTGTCCACATGAGAAATTAGTAGGCCCAACACAACCTCCCCTTTATAGGTCAGTTACTTGGAATGAGTACCTTGGCACAAAAGCAAAGTATTTCAACAAAGCACTCTCATCCGTTAGTCTTTGTGCACCTATTAACGGTTTGTTTGATGTAAACGACTCTAACAAAAGTAGTGTGCAAGTGGGTTAAAtagtttttgtacttttttCAATCCTTCCTTATTGCATGGTCTATTTTGTACCAAACATAATAAAAGCCAAAAGGCAATTCTGAAATGAAACATTggctatttttcaattttgcataACTTGAATTAAATCAAATTGGATGTATTTGGGGTGTACAAACAACAAAGATTTTGAAGTAAAAGATGAAGggtatatagatagatagataaattTGTTTGGCTCTAAATGGGAGAGGAGCCATTATTTCATTCAGAAGATAAGATACAtccaatcaaacaaaattcaaaaagtaGCAAACATAGAGACTCACTGTTCTTTCGTCCGTGTTTGTAGTGAAAGGGACAGCCAAATTTGTCCAATTGGGAATATTCAATTCTTTAACAAGAagcaaaaaacaacatttttttggaacttgatatttattttttactttatggGGTAAGAACCGTACGTGCacagtgtatatatatatatatatatatatatatatatatatatatatatatatatatatatatatatataaatagagtTGTAAtgaaatggttgtacaaatatcatttatataaaataatattaccGAATTTCTTCCGTCTTAAAACGAGAATTGGTACGTATATATTTGTTTCATATGTaaccaaaattgattttaaataatttaattttgataaaaaaaaaaaaaaaagtgagatgAATCTAAACTGATTTACGtttaaatacattcactttttaTCGATTAAGTTTTGAATTGTTTTGGTCTAAATTTTGGAAGATAAGATTGACGactacatactttttttttttgaaaggcaTTTGACACTTTTGATTGTGATTTTCTTGTAATGCCCTTCATAGTTCATACTCCTTAGTGCTGCAAAAACTTGTTAGTGTTGGTAACCAAACTAGTTGGGATGACTCGTACTAATTAAGCCCTTTAATTTGTACCCCTTGAAAAGCCAAATATaactaatttattaaaaaaaaaaaatgatgtttgaCTTACTCAAATATATGTGATTCTAAAGTATTCAACGTATAACAAAACATAGCCATAGCCGTCCAAATTAATGAATGTCAAGTCTTTTTTTTGAgttatggtttttgtttttttggaaatggTCCAAATGGATCAAGTTGAAGCCATAATATAAAGTGAAGGACATGGACTATGAGATCCTTACAGAATCACAAGAGAAAGGATTCCATACAACCATGCTGTACGTGTTTGCTCGCGAATCGATAGGGTGCATATCTTATGAAAGggatggatatatatatatatatatatataaactttaGAGTAAAAGAAATCAATtgttaatataaataatttctaGATACCAATCCATATGGGCATGCATGGTTGATAAAGAAAGATGATTGATAAGGACACTGGGGtatatatggaatttaattatttattgttcaCTCCAAATTGAGTAATGTGAAATGAAGTGGGGAATATATATTTGTAAATGATTAGGGTTATGACTCATGAAATAATAATTGTCTGAAGTCTGAACATAATGTTCTCTGCAACTCACGTGTTGGTGGCTTAGCAATAGTAGCAGACAGGTTCAACTGCTTTTATAATGGTTCTTTCTTGGTTTCATGTTGTTCAAATTACGTCTTCGTCCCTACGTCTGTGTTGTTTGTTCGGGTTTTCTCACAGACTCATCTTATCTAAAATATTAGGGGAGCcaataatactaacataaaaGTTATATACAATTTTATACGATCAAGGAAGGTCAAGTGAGAGAGGGTCTAATAATTTTCTCCAATTGTGAGAATGTATTATGATATCTAcgtatataatttaatttaatattttttagtggGGGGAGTTACAACTCCCATGGGCTCTTTAAGAGCTTCGTCACTTCATGGTCTTCTCTTTGTCTATCGTACTAACATgtgaaatagtaaaaaaataaataaagttttacTAATAAGTATTcacattgaagaagaaaaacaaaaatataagtcattcaaaagtatTTAAATGCATGGCGGGCTATAATTAAAAACTTGGGAATGAGTAATTTTGGAAGACATGGTTCAATTAAACGAGCTCTAAATTCCTTGACCACTTTTATTCTTATGAGATGATAAattttgactatattttttttttttattatataaagacAAATTAAAACACATAAAATGTTGGATTTGTCTTGAtgcttatttttcaaaatatcaacttttttttattatttttgttaatagataatcaaatatattaaagatGAAAATTTTGCATTAGTATAAGTAAAACAATTGAGATCGGTCATTTCTCAAACCAGGGAGTAACATCCATCTAACGAAAATTTTGACTGATGAACTAAAATTATATTGAGTTATGGACTTTTCACTATTCAAAACTAAACATATACGGggatctttcttaaaaaaaatgaaaagtgttTATCTATATTTCGTTACtatagaaataataataattatatgatCATCGGTTTGATTGATAAAAAAGAATTGATCAATActtatttggtttaaaaaaagcACTTATTCAATAAAGGCTTAATCAAATTTCTATCCACCATACATGCACACTTAGCAGGAGTATTATTATGCTACTTGTGAATTGCACCGCTACACTATAGTACTAAAGTTTGTTGTGGCATGCAATTTCATGCACCCTGCTGCAGCCTTCAAGATACAAATAAAGtatatagtttttgttttgCATGTTCAAATTGGAGTAATTTGGCAGAACACGACACTCCATTCCATACAAAAACCCTAGGCATAAAAACATGTATAAACAAATGcttttattgaagaaaaaaatacacgATAATACTAGATACTGATTTCTTAATAAATTTGCTCTAAATATCGGGTGTTGAAAATATTGTAGAGTAATATAATTGATAGACATTAAGCttgagtatttatttattttcttacaaaGAAAATACTTATCAATTTTAGAGTAATTCAAACGTATTTTAATGAGATGATACGAGTCTTTTTAAGTTTAATCAGAAGTTTTAAGTTCGACTTATAAAATGTAGTGCATCAAAGCTTTGTTGTCTATGTACATATGTAGTCTTATTGGATACGAGCAATAAATGTGAATAGATATACATATATAGCATGAAGTTTTGATGAAAAGTTGTTTGTGACTATGCTATGATTATAAGAGAATCATAAGGAGGTTTAAAGGACTCCATCATAAATAGGAATGATTGAGGTGCCCTGCCTGCCTCAAAGAAAAAGACAGGTAAATCCCaactttgaataaattaattggGGATCCCATTCATGAAAAGATCCCTTTTGTGGTGAAGTTTTCAAGTTGTGTCTCAATATGGGCGAACGAAATGTTAAGAAATCTCTAATTAATGCATTGATTAAtaccaattaattaattattataaaactcACAAAATGGACTATATGTGGCTCTTTTCAATGCATGAACTAATCtcttatttggttttttttatcaagtagtacaatactataaatttatttttttaagattaataAATGGGTGTCCGAGGTTTGAATCCtaactctatatatatatatatgtaatattCCATCCGTTGCTAATTAGTATAagcaaatttgactttttagattttttcaattaatgatgtatatggttcatattatggaccatatatattattaattgaataaacttaaaagttaaatttagtTACAATTGACAACGAAGGAAGTACAATATatctatcaattgagttaaattcACGGAGATCGTTATATTCAAATCACATGCTTCTATATCGTTCATAATATCCAAATCAATCTTCATCACATcaattaaaaagattttaagaGCTAGCTAGCTGGATTTGCTTTCCGATTTTGTGAATAAGATGTTTTACTTAcaccaattaaataataattaagacgAATGTTTTCATTAAACTTTTCAATTGATCACCTTTTCAATTGATTATTAGGATCCAAAATCTGATCCCACCACACGAGCAACAAGTCTATCATCAGATAtagcaaacaaaataattataatagtgATTTCTCTTTCAATAAGTCAATTGATTAATGTCTTCTCAAAATGTGAATGACCACTACAAATTTCAGATCATTGATTAGTGTTTAATATGcttttaattgttaatttgttaaacTCTTATCAATGTGTAACCTCTGCGGGCCTGTTTATAATTTGATTCCAAAGAAAAAGGGTGTAAACTCCAAAATTGTTCATATCGTTTTCAATACCGCACGTACTGGCCTTTTCTACTTATATTCATATCTTTCCCTATTGCACTCTGTTTCTCATTATGGTTTATGTGATAGGAACCTTTAATTAGCTTCCATCACATTATGATGTGTCTTAGATATTGTTGTTAAATAATATACTAGCTGGTGTATGAGGCTACTAATCAACCCTTTAGTTAGCATGTAGTAGTTtaggttgaaaaaaaaaagagtgtttcAAGTGTGAATTAGAAGCCTCATGGTGAATGAAAAAATAgatattgaataatataggAGATGATTCATAAACATAATatcttagagtgtgtttggatgatataattgagaattttttaagaatttagaattctagaCAACTTAAATGATACGATTAGATTATTTTCATTCTCAATACTTTTtttggatgaagtaataaaaaatttcattgttattatttttggacaacttttataaattttaatttttttgggccaaattttaaaattgaaataaggggtcaatttgtaaatttcaaaaattttgaggcgtcaaattataatttttttaaaattgagggGTTACTttgtaatttctgaaaatttattggggtcaatttgaaaatttgaggatcaaaatgcaaaatttgaaattttttaacaatgaagtaatttgtaattattaacttttaggtgtcatttgaaattttttaaatttaacttgaataaaaacacttcataaatttccatcattttcaaaattcttcaatttatcATCCAAATAATAGAATTTACataaaagtatttgaattccctcaaaacatttccccatccaaacacacttttaaagtttttgataaagtttttaattcaatattatAATGATCCACCACAATATTGTAAGGTTGAGTAAGCTCATTTAACAATATCATATAGCCTGATTTGTtggatgtatatatgtatgtggttgaataaaattttgagtaTAAGATTCAATCTCATTTAACATGGTGAGAGGTGGAGCTAGAACGAAAAAGTAATGTGGACGTGGAGGTGGAGCATGAACCCCACCCCCACTCTTGCAAAAGAAATGTGGAAGTGGAGTGGAGTGAATAAAATGAAGTCAGATTGAATGTACCACTAAATAGTGTTTTTTAACATAAGTACTACAAATAAACttgtccaaaataaataaattttaggtTAAGGCTATTCTTggcaaatgaaaaaaatattggactttttgagaaaataaatattggaCTTGACACTCACAAAACAATACTGACGTTAATGCATATAAAAACTAATACTACATCATCTAATTATGTGTGGAAGATGCCCTTAGTATACGTGTGTGTCTATCTCTATATGTATTAGTTGGTTGATACTAATTTATAAACGAAACGTAATCCATTAGTGCAATTGAAGCTGATTCAAGAAGCAATATGTCTACAAGGTTCCCCAAAagacctatatatatatatatatatatatatatatatatgttgaatgATTGAGGAAGCTATGAGAGACCAAAAGACAAGGCTATATTGGTGTACCTATATTTGTAAGACAAATGGGACGGCATATCTCTATTAACTAAGGCAACCAAATCTAATACATTGCCATTCAAACcaaaagcaagaaaaaaagatccaataataataataataagtgacctaaattcatcaatcaacttACATACAAGAAGTAGACAAAAATTGGCCTATTCAAAGGTAATTATGGAATCAACCATATAACAAGATTGATAATGATACCACATATTCTATATACATCGAAACAAAGTCGTCAATATGAGTTTCTTTTTAATAGGTATCAAGAAAAGTGACACAAAAGCATAGGAACATaattaattgaaagaaaaaagatgtGGAGTTATTACAAACAATGCTATTATACTATTCGACAAGCAAATTAACATCAAACAGTCGTTGTAGTATAGTGGTAAGTATTCCCGCCTGTCACGCGGGTGACCCGGATTCGATCCCCGGCAGCggcgatttttttttaatttttctctgattttttttttttttttttacaaagcgAAAGTATAGActcttttgagttttgacatACGGAAATTCTGTTTTAAAGTTTTTATATAATACGAAGGTATGCTTGTTAAATGGGGGTTAATTTTACTAACCAAATTTATTTCATCATAATCAGCCTTTTTCTTCAAAGAGCATagcaaagaaaaaagttgttttattttatcacaTTTTATCATTCTAAGCTGCACTAATTGGCCccaaaaaaactatattagtttaggatcctttattttatttatttataatacttgattctttatcattattttttttcttcgtttaAATCCTTTATCTCTTAAAAttacacaaatattttttttttttcatttttttaataaatttttttttgagttggCAAAAACCTATAGTATGAGCCGAGTCCGTTTAGGCCCGCCCGACCTAAGCCCGTTTAAAATGGGACGAGATGAGCTGAGTCCAATTAAGTGACCGAGTCCAATATTCACACCGCCCCGAGTCATAATTGTTACAAAAAACTATATtgcttttatcataaaaaaaaaatataaaagaatatgCATCAAATAAATTCGTGGTAAAAACAagataattaataaattgtcgAACTAAACGTCATACTTAATAGCAAAATAAGGAAAATCCGCACACATAAAACAAATCCTAAAATAAATCCAAGAaccaaaataaatctaaaaggataaaataagtctaaaaaaagaaagaaaacgagTTAAGTGTGCCGGCCCACCCCACCCTGTGTCCGCCCCATTTTTTCGACGAGTTAAGCAGGGTGAACCAACTATAAGAAGCGAGTTCAAAACCTCAACTCAGCCCGCCAAAAATAGCGGGCTAAACGGGTCGGCCGGATGGGTTGGCCCGTTTTACCACCCCTAATAATGAGTTAAAGATCCTGGTTCAAGTCCGAATAAAggataaaaaactaatttaactaAATACTAACATTTTGTCAAGCTGCATCTAGTTCCATAAGATGGTTTGGACTAAACAGCTTGGCCAGTATATGTCGCCTCAATTTGATCAGCGAAATGAAAGGCAAAGGGAAGAACAACACTCCAGCAATAGTAATCCATGTCACTCCAACAAGAAAGATTCTTCcgtaattttcattttagaacTCATTGTTAGAGTGTAAACTAAATACTAAATATTTCAAAGGTACTGGCTCAACAAAGGAAGCATGGAGTTAGAATAAAGACTTGACATTGACAAGCCTTGAAACTATGAAGCCTGCAGTCTAAAACACTTGTATATATCTTAGCATTGAGTCAGAATAAATCTTATACTCAAACCATGCAGTTAATAATGTTTACATGAAATTTAATAGAGAATATCAATTGGATTAGTGTATATAAAACTGAGTTTTGAAAAAAccttttatttacaaaaactaGTTAGCGGGGTATAACAATGCATACACATAATTTTGCATAGATTCCTTCCTTGACTAGGAAAATTAAGTCTAGATCACTTGATAGATTGACAGCTCAGGCATATCTTCTAGCGTGCAAATTCAGCATTAAGAGTGCATATCAATTATCAAGAGAAGAACTAGAGAATTCAGAACTAAAGTGATTATTAAAGGTTTGGCCTCAAAATATATTCCAATGATTACTCAAATTAATACAACAAAAGTATTACATCATTTATATGttgtatatatatcaaaagAAACTGCAAATTGGCAGTAGGGTGAAATAAAATTCCTATCAACTACTGCATGTAAGATGGCTGCAACAAATACAATATGAGCAAATGAAAAATTGGGgagggaaaataaaaaaataaaaagaatcttTCTTGTTGGAGAAAGAGTGCAAACTATCTCTTCTGGAAGTTAAAGGATTTGATTGCAACAGCGAATATAAAGGCAAAGGCCACGGCGATTCCACCAACCACAAGCGCACACCATCCTATGAAGTCGTGTTGGATACCAAAAAAGTCGTCAAGGAAAGTTTTCACATCTTTTCCACCTTCAGTCGTCATAACAGTAGTTATATCTCCAAATTGAGATGCAACCAATCCATAGATGGTCCATGCAACTGGACATGCCCAATAGTACCATCTCCACCATATTGGAATGCTCTGTTATCAAAAggcaagaagaagaaaaaaacagttAGCATATTGCATATATATAATGTCATCCAACTAACCATTCTTTCTAAATGTACTTTACACTTATACTTACAGGTCTCGGGACGACAAATCCTGAAAAGAGATTCCAGATTGCATAAAAGGCAGCAGCCACAATAGAAGCAACATGGTGATTTGGTGTCACAGCCACTGCCATCATACCATAGAAAGTGAAGTAGAGCAATGTGAAGTACATGAAGAATAGATACCACAAGAATTTCTCTGCGGTCCAGTCAAATCCGATCATGGCATAGACTATAACTCCGTATGTCACGGCTTGAGCAAAGACATAAGGTAGCTCTACCAAAATCTGACAAAAAGGAAGGAGTTTAATATTACAATTTCTTGTTTGCAAACAAACTTAAGCGATAGTAATGACAGTAGAGTAAACAATAATTACAGTTACCTGTGAAAATGCATAGGGTAAGGCAGAGTACATTCCAGCAGCTTTTTCTCTATTAAATACAGTTCTTTCCACTGCAACCACCGGCTGCACAGAAGAAGAATTTTGCACTCCAAGGAAGAGAACAGCGGTATACATTGAACCAACAGCGTTCAAAAGGTCTTGTCTACGTGAGCTGCAAGTCACCATAAAGAATTAGTATTCCAGCGTAGTGAGTGTAGATAAACAGAGAGGGAGAtgagaaaatataatatttggtgAAAAATATGAACTTATTTTGGAATTAAAAATAGTTTGTTTGACTTACTGTTTGCCACCGAGGTCCCAGAACATTGTTCCAAACATCAAGGCTATGAATGTCGTGAAGAAAAACCTCACAGCAGTGTATGGTGGATTACGCCAATATGACCAACGTTGTTTCCATAAGCAGGCCTGGCATTGGACCAAGAAAGACTGCGAGAATTGAGTAGGGAAATGAAGATCCTTTGAACCAGGAGCAGGCACGCCAAGTTCTTGAATAAGTTGCTTGTTTCTCCTGAAGAGACATACAAATAGTTAAAGCAGGTagcaaataagaaaaacaaacatgACAACAATAGCTTCTATAGGTGATCGATTAATATCCTGTATGCATTAGTTTACCTATATAGATCTGAATTTTTGTACAAATCGGTAAAATCAACACCCAAATTAAGTTCTTGTGCGGTAGTTGTAACTTCCAACATCCATGTTGCTGGGTTATATCCGTCTTTGATTTTACTCACTCCGTCAATGCTCTGTAACAAAAGTTATTTGAAAACTTCAGTAACTAATTACAATCAAGAAATAGAGTCATTCCCTTAAGTTAATGCTTTGTTTAGGTAGAGGATTATACCTCGAAATACTTGATCAAATGAGTAGAATGACGACCCAATGGTCCAACATATATTTCCTGTCCTCCACGTTTCATAAGGAATAACTAGAAATGCATAAAGATAATATGTCAGATTCAAGTCtaatgaaaaggaaaagaacaaTAAAAGGAAGCTTCATTTATCATTAGTTTTATCATGACAATTCACTACATACCTCATCAAATGCTTCAAATATGTCAATGCTAGGTTGATGGATGGTACACACAACTGTTCTTCCTGTGTCCACTGTGTTCCTTACAGTTCTCATAACAATTGCAGCAGCTCTAGCATCTAAACCAGAAGTTGGTTCATCCATGAAAATTATGGACGGATTAGCCACTAGTTCAACTGCAATAGTCAACCTTTTACGTTGTTCCGTTGAGAGACCACTAACACCAGGCAAACCAACGAGGGAGTCCCTCAACGAGTTCAGCTCCACAAGATCCATTACTTCCTCAATAAACATCTGCAAGCATTTGTTATGTTCAAAAAGTCAGAACAATCTACCTCAGTTAGCTTAAACTTTTCAATAGGGGAAAGGAAAACTAAAGGTGCATAGTTCCTGTGCTTTAAGTACTAACTAACCTTTCTAGTATTGGAATCAACTCCAGAAGGTAAACGAAGCCATGCTGAGTAAAGAAGGGATTCATAAACTGTAACATGAGGTGAATGAATATCATTCTGTTCACAGTAGCCAGATATTCTAGCAAATGTTTCTTGCTTTTTAGGGTACCCAGAAACCTTGATGTCTCCATCAATATATCCACCTGTTTTCCTACCAGCCAGAACATCCATCAGAGTTGTTTTACCAGCTCCACTTACACCCATCAAAGCTGTGAGAACACCGGGCCTGAATGCACCGCTAACACCCTTCAAAAGCACTAGTCTGTCCTCTGTAACACCTTGCTCCTTCATTTCCTGCCAGTTGAAATAAAGTCAAGTGAGAAAAGTTCTTTTTGTCTGCGAAAACAATGAATTGTTATAGATATCTAAACGCTGAACATATCACTTTGTAAGAGTCTTACAGCTGGCATGTCAACAGAGTATACAATATCATCAAAAGTGATAGAATGTGGTTCAAATGGAAGAACCAttccctttttctttccatGGCTGGACACTGTAACAGAATCTCCTCTTCCTGAACTTTCTGAAAGACAATAAGAAAAATGTTCAGCATATAAACTATATGACAAACTACTACTTTGGTTTCATGCGTCAGATGCATATAATTAAGAAAGCTCACCTATGCGTGGTAATTCAACTTCTTGTGCGGTCATGTAATTCGATGAATCATCTTCTGAATTATCAGTTATTGTTGCACTAGGCTTATCAAATGGGCCTAGTACAGCGAGAGCCACACCAAACGCCGCGTTGAAAAGGAACACAAATCCAGCCAATCCCCCAACGCCTATCCAATACCAATATGCATGTGGGAAGAACCCTCGGGTATCGAGATAATCTTTTCCCAAATCAGAAGTAGCCTATAATTtaagtatataaaataaatcagacTTGTAAATTTCTCAACCAAAAATAGATGAATTATAAGGTTGCCAGCAAGCTCAAGAAATTACATTGTGCCAACTGTTCGCAAGAAATTCATTGGCCATCAaagcattctgcccgtacatcATAGGTGAGATCCAATAACCCCAAATCCACCAGCTTTTGATATCCTCTGTTACATTAGCaataaaatataagaaacaTTAATTAGCCAAGGTTTCATTtccttacaaaaaattaaacttaacaacagttttatctttttttgttaaaattaaacGTGTTAGTCAATTTAACTTACTTCTTGAGAGAATGAAGCCACCCAATGCAAAAAGTGTGAGAACTGCAAAGGACCCAAATGTATTGGCAACAATCATGTTTCTACCCAGGGATGCGATGGCTCGGAACAATCCTGAAGCCATCTGACTCATGAAAAACAACACAACGAACTGCTTGAACATCCTGCCTAGAATTCAAGACCTCACATCATTAGTAACATACAAATACAAACTAGACAGTAGAACTGACATTCAATACTACATGCTCCAAACAGAATAAAAGCAACTTATTTTACCTCCCAACATTTGGATCAAATCCAATAACATAGTAGGTAAGAAACACCCAGAGAGAAACTTCCACTAATGAGACGGGAATCTTGAGAATCCATGAAGGAATAGCATATGCCCATGAGGGATAAAATAGAAGGTCTCGTTGCTTGTAGTAAACAGGAAGCTTAGCAATGGTCATAGAAATCTCAGACATTCCATTAAACATCATCGTTACTAGTGTGAAAAACAAAGCACCAGCATAAACACCTGCGTCATCCTGATCATCGCGATGCATCTCAGTCCGAAAAAACAGTGTCATTGCAATCAATGCCATGATGAAAAGCTGAAAAACAAAGCATGAAGAGAAAACCGTTATGTCACAGAAAATCATGGTCATGaatgtataaa
Proteins encoded in this window:
- the LOC11432515 gene encoding gibberellin 3-beta-dioxygenase 1 → MPSLSEAYRAHPVHVNHKHPDFNSLQELPESYTWNHLDDHTLIKEGTTSSIVPVIDLNDPNASKLIGHACKTWGVYQVVNHGIPISLLDEIQWLGQTLFTLPSHQKLKAIRSPDGVSGYGLARISSFFPKLMWSEGFTIVGSPLDHFQQLWPQDYAKHCDTVLQYDEAMKKLAGKLMWLMLDSLGITMEDIKWAGSKAQFDEKACAAMQLNSYPSCPDPDHAMGLAPHTDSTFLTILSQNDISGLQVQREGSGWVTVPPLHGGLVVNVGDLFHILSNGLYTSVLHRVLVNRTRQRFSVAYLYGPPSNVEICPHEKLVGPTQPPLYRSVTWNEYLGTKAKYFNKALSSVSLCAPINGLFDVNDSNKSSVQVG
- the LOC11434774 gene encoding pleiotropic drug resistance protein 1, encoding MDWLFNDGQPKEAMKAMKCYESLLNHKFSMSSQPSNSLLKVLFRHDKKTMMLDDHRSVHQYCLEKKNKKHKLVLRLLNKAKMEGTDIYRATNSLRARSSTVWRQSGVEVFSKSSREEDDEEALKWAALEKLPTYNRLRKGLLTASHGGAHEVDVGDLAFKEKQKLLERLVRVAEEDNEGFLLKVKERVDRVGLDIPTIEVRYQNLKIDAEAFVGSRALPSFINAATNVVEGVFNFLHIIPTKKRHVAILRDVSGIIKPRRMTLLLGPPGSGKTTLLLALSGKLDSSFQLSGNVTYNGHGLNEFVPQRTAAYISQHDVHIGEMTVRETLAFSARCQGVGSRYDMLSELSRREKVANIKPDPDIDVYMKAIATEGQESSISTDYVLKILGLDICADTMVGDEMLRGISGGQRKRVTTGEMLVGPANALFMDEISTGLDSSTTFQIVSSLRQYVHIMNGTAVISLLQPAPETYDLFDDIILISDGQVVYHGPREYVLDFFESMGFKCPERKGVADFLQEVTSKKDQAQYWVRRDQPYRYVTVTQFAEAFQSFHIGGKLAEELSIPFDKTKSHPAALTTKEYGLNKTELLKANFSREYLLMKRNSFVYIFKLTQLFIMALIAMTLFFRTEMHRDDQDDAGVYAGALFFTLVTMMFNGMSEISMTIAKLPVYYKQRDLLFYPSWAYAIPSWILKIPVSLVEVSLWVFLTYYVIGFDPNVGRMFKQFVVLFFMSQMASGLFRAIASLGRNMIVANTFGSFAVLTLFALGGFILSRKDIKSWWIWGYWISPMMYGQNALMANEFLANSWHNATSDLGKDYLDTRGFFPHAYWYWIGVGGLAGFVFLFNAAFGVALAVLGPFDKPSATITDNSEDDSSNYMTAQEVELPRIESSGRGDSVTVSSHGKKKGMVLPFEPHSITFDDIVYSVDMPAEMKEQGVTEDRLVLLKGVSGAFRPGVLTALMGVSGAGKTTLMDVLAGRKTGGYIDGDIKVSGYPKKQETFARISGYCEQNDIHSPHVTVYESLLYSAWLRLPSGVDSNTRKMFIEEVMDLVELNSLRDSLVGLPGVSGLSTEQRKRLTIAVELVANPSIIFMDEPTSGLDARAAAIVMRTVRNTVDTGRTVVCTIHQPSIDIFEAFDELFLMKRGGQEIYVGPLGRHSTHLIKYFESIDGVSKIKDGYNPATWMLEVTTTAQELNLGVDFTDLYKNSDLYRRNKQLIQELGVPAPGSKDLHFPTQFSQSFLVQCQACLWKQRWSYWRNPPYTAVRFFFTTFIALMFGTMFWDLGGKHSRRQDLLNAVGSMYTAVLFLGVQNSSSVQPVVAVERTVFNREKAAGMYSALPYAFSQILVELPYVFAQAVTYGVIVYAMIGFDWTAEKFLWYLFFMYFTLLYFTFYGMMAVAVTPNHHVASIVAAAFYAIWNLFSGFVVPRPSIPIWWRWYYWACPVAWTIYGLVASQFGDITTVMTTEGGKDVKTFLDDFFGIQHDFIGWCALVVGGIAVAFAFIFAVAIKSFNFQKR